A single region of the Polycladomyces zharkentensis genome encodes:
- a CDS encoding amino acid permease, whose translation MSLFRKKSIPDLIKSTQQGRTLRKELTAWDLTLLGIGAIIGTGIFVLTGEGAIQAGPGLTLSFVIAGLACVFAALSYAEFASTVPVSGSVYTYSYATMGEFWAWIIGWDLILEYLLAVSAVSTGWSGYFQSLLEGVGVKLPTALSAAPGAIDKTTTYFNLPAFLIVMLITFLLARGIRESKRVNNVMVIMKVAVVLAFIIVGVGYVKPANWQPFAPFGWDGIFNVAALVFFAYLGFDAVSTAAEETRNPDRDLPRGILYSLGICTLLYVVVSGIMTGIVPYQQFKGHEDHPVALALQMAGQNWFAGFISLGAILGMTTVMLVMLYGQTRIIFAMSRDGLLPKWFSNVHEKYRTPFGATWILGTVSALIGALVPLDKIAQLVNMGTLAAFVMISIGVIVLRKTQPDLPRAFRCPAVPLIPILAILFCVFLMTRLTQLTWIAFTIWLAIGLTIYFTYSRRHSSLNTQTTIHLDQ comes from the coding sequence ATGAGTCTTTTTCGCAAAAAAAGCATTCCTGATCTAATCAAAAGCACGCAACAAGGTCGAACCCTGCGCAAGGAACTTACCGCATGGGATCTCACCCTGCTCGGCATCGGTGCCATCATCGGCACGGGGATTTTTGTTCTGACCGGTGAAGGTGCCATCCAAGCGGGGCCGGGACTGACCCTTTCTTTTGTCATTGCCGGTCTGGCCTGTGTATTCGCGGCACTCTCCTACGCTGAGTTCGCCTCAACCGTACCGGTGTCCGGTTCCGTCTATACCTACAGCTACGCCACCATGGGCGAATTTTGGGCGTGGATCATCGGTTGGGATCTGATTCTGGAGTACCTCTTGGCCGTCAGTGCGGTTTCCACCGGTTGGTCGGGCTATTTCCAATCCCTGCTTGAGGGGGTTGGCGTCAAGTTGCCGACGGCGCTGTCCGCAGCACCGGGAGCAATCGACAAGACAACGACCTACTTCAACTTGCCGGCATTCCTGATCGTCATGTTGATCACGTTCCTGCTGGCGCGCGGGATTCGGGAGTCCAAACGGGTCAACAACGTGATGGTGATCATGAAAGTGGCGGTGGTGCTCGCCTTTATCATCGTCGGCGTGGGCTACGTGAAACCCGCCAACTGGCAACCGTTTGCCCCATTCGGCTGGGATGGCATTTTCAACGTGGCGGCACTGGTCTTCTTCGCGTATCTGGGATTCGACGCCGTCAGTACCGCTGCAGAAGAAACGCGGAATCCCGACCGCGACCTGCCGCGCGGCATCTTGTACTCGCTGGGAATCTGTACCCTGTTGTACGTGGTGGTCAGCGGGATCATGACCGGCATCGTGCCCTATCAACAATTCAAAGGGCATGAAGACCATCCGGTCGCGCTGGCCCTGCAAATGGCTGGACAAAACTGGTTTGCCGGGTTCATCAGCCTCGGCGCCATTCTCGGGATGACCACCGTGATGCTGGTGATGTTGTACGGACAGACACGGATCATTTTTGCCATGTCCCGTGACGGTCTGTTGCCAAAATGGTTCTCCAACGTGCATGAAAAGTACCGCACGCCGTTCGGCGCGACCTGGATCCTTGGAACCGTATCGGCGTTGATCGGTGCGCTGGTTCCGCTGGACAAAATCGCGCAATTGGTCAACATGGGCACCTTGGCTGCTTTTGTCATGATCTCGATCGGCGTCATTGTCCTGCGAAAAACGCAACCGGATCTCCCCCGTGCGTTCCGTTGCCCGGCCGTTCCGTTGATTCCGATCTTGGCGATCCTCTTCTGTGTGTTCCTGATGACGCGCCTGACTCAATTGACCTGGATCGCTTTCACCATCTGGCTGGCCATTGGTTTGACGATTTACTTCACTTATTCCCGCAGACATTCATCATTGAACACGCAAACGACGATCCATCTCGATCAATAA
- a CDS encoding sporulation protein translates to MFKTLLASLGVGAAKIDLIFDDATVTMVQSGNGKLVLTDGDMKQKKMKN, encoded by the coding sequence ATGTTCAAAACCTTGTTGGCTTCATTGGGAGTGGGTGCTGCCAAGATTGATCTGATCTTCGATGATGCCACCGTCACCATGGTCCAGTCCGGCAACGGCAAGTTGGTACTGACCGATGGGGACATGAAACAGAAAAAAATGAAAAATTGA
- a CDS encoding sporulation protein produces the protein MFKTLLASLGIGSARIDLVLDRDEVVMGEKVTGQLYVYGGNVEQAIEGLSVDLRLKSRHVKTGQEMEETVCTIEVTDEEFTLRPGVEMKFPFSFVCPYTLPISSINTKYYFMSNLEIDNGVDAKDRDFIRIKPVGPIKWFLEGMSELGLELKAEGLSGDEDEYLQMFQFQPADWLKGQTDEIIFWYDTVKSKKELRGFFELKGQSSAKGDYLSLDLEQLATRESAAETIRTHLQRHLKGLQV, from the coding sequence TTGTTCAAGACATTGCTCGCATCGCTGGGAATCGGTTCAGCACGCATCGATCTTGTGCTGGATCGCGATGAGGTTGTCATGGGTGAAAAAGTAACGGGGCAACTGTACGTCTATGGCGGGAATGTCGAACAAGCGATCGAAGGGCTGTCTGTCGATCTGCGTTTGAAATCCCGTCACGTCAAAACGGGCCAAGAGATGGAAGAGACGGTTTGCACAATTGAAGTGACCGACGAGGAATTCACATTGCGTCCGGGTGTGGAAATGAAATTCCCGTTCTCTTTCGTATGTCCTTATACCCTGCCCATTTCTTCGATCAACACGAAATATTACTTTATGTCCAATCTGGAAATTGACAACGGCGTCGATGCCAAGGATCGGGACTTTATCAGAATCAAACCTGTCGGGCCGATCAAGTGGTTCCTTGAGGGCATGTCCGAACTGGGGCTGGAGTTGAAAGCGGAAGGCTTGTCCGGCGATGAGGACGAGTATCTGCAAATGTTTCAATTTCAACCGGCCGATTGGCTCAAAGGCCAAACAGATGAAATCATCTTCTGGTATGATACGGTCAAATCGAAAAAAGAGTTGCGCGGCTTTTTTGAGTTGAAAGGCCAGTCTTCCGCAAAAGGCGATTATCTCAGCCTTGACCTGGAACAGCTGGCGACACGTGAGTCGGCGGCGGAAACGATTCGGACCCATCTGCAACGCCATTTAAAAGGGCTGCAGGTCTGA